ATCCTGGGCGCTGATGATGGAGAATCCCAAGGAAACAAGCCATTAGGAATTCATTACCGCGTCGTCTCGCTACCGTTGCAAAACGTAGTGCGCTACGCAGCGTATCTGGGTGAAAAAACCGTCGCACCCATTGAGGCGTTGAACGGAGGTCTGGTTGTGGAAGGGCCTCGGCCTCCGACAAAGCTTTCTCGACAGTGTTTAGGGCGGCCTGCAATGTTACTGGCGGCGAAAGCTTCGCCTGCGAGAGTATTCGTGCATAGGGGCTGATATCAGTAGCGAATGCTCGACGTCCGCGGAGTGCTGCTTCCAATGGAATCGTGCCGGCACCCGCAAATGGGTCGACAATTAGATCGTCTCGCATCGAGTATCGCTCGATCAAATCACCAGCAATACTACTCTTGATCTTTCCGATGTAAGGAGCCAGTTGGTGTAGGGAACATTCGCGATGAGCGCAGGGTTCTGTCCACCATCGAGGCGCAGTTTCCCGCGGAACCGTTTCCTGGAACTCCTGAGTCAGTCTGGTGCTCATCACATAGCCTGATTCGAAAAAAAATGGAGTCCTAGAGTATGTTGTCCCGTTGATTCAGATGCCATTGATTTCCATGCTCAATTTCCCAGCTAGATGCTATGCTCTTAAAGAACCGTCCAGCCCTGACAGAGTTAGAATTTAGCTCAGAACAACCCAGGTTGTACTCGCGCGGGTTGTGTCTCTGGCTTGTATAGGCGTTCGAACCGCACCCTACTTGCTTCCAGATACTCGGGAACACGCTCGATAGCGGTCCACCGGCGTCGCAGACTTTCGGCGACGACGCCCGTCGTATTAGACCCAGCGAAGGGGTCGACAACTGTATCGTCCTCCTCAGTCAGGAGCTTAATAAAGAATTCCGGCAGGGCGGCGGGGAACCGCGCTGGATGCATTTTCAGACCGAGTTCCTTACTCCGCTTCGCGTAATCATCGTTAGCGGCGTTGTTGCCGAACTTCAGCATTGCTTCTGGAATTGGTGCCCCCGATTCTTCTGGTAATTCCCTCTCAACAACGTTGGGGGGAATAGCGCCGCCGGCCTCGACTTTGTCAAAGGAGTCCCGGATGACGTGCCCCGACGGGCGTACCGTGGGTCGTACACCCCTGCGGCTCAATCGAATCATGTCCGGACTGTATTCTTTCAGAACCCGCAGATTGCTTGCTTTTGGCCAGGGGGTCTTTGAGAACCACCACACATACTCCACAGAATCCTTGATTCGAATCCGCCGAACTGTCACCCATTCGGCCGGCATCGGCATCTTTGCGGGGTTGTACCAGAAGCATTCCTGTGCTAAATGAAAGCCCACCTCTTCGACAAGAGCGATGAGCAAATGGAAA
The DNA window shown above is from Nitrospirota bacterium and carries:
- a CDS encoding site-specific DNA-methyltransferase, whose protein sequence is FHLLIALVEEVGFHLAQECFWYNPAKMPMPAEWVTVRRIRIKDSVEYVWWFSKTPWPKASNLRVLKEYSPDMIRLSRRGVRPTVRPSGHVIRDSFDKVEAGGAIPPNVVERELPEESGAPIPEAMLKFGNNAANDDYAKRSKELGLKMHPARFPAALPEFFIKLLTEEDDTVVDPFAGSNTTGVVAESLRRRWTAIERVPEYLEASRVRFERLYKPETQPARVQPGLF